In Tachypleus tridentatus isolate NWPU-2018 chromosome 3, ASM421037v1, whole genome shotgun sequence, the sequence CCACCcacttatttactttttattttttaacttcataaCTTTGCTTTTGTGCAAATTAAATCAGGTTATAATGCTACaatgttatgtttattacaactacTAGCAAGCAATATTACCTCTCAAGTGCTTCTTCCTCCTCATGATTCACAAGTCTCAAATACCACCAGTTACTTCAATAAATACCTCAGTGATACCCGAACATATGTATCAAAGTTGGTATCCTGCTAGCTTGTGAGTTTAGACATGAAGTCAGTTTCAAACATGGCGCCCCCCAAAATCCCAAGAAGGAAAAGGAACACAAAATGTGATACCCAAATCTGTCTCAACGACCCTAGAGACCAACTCTTAGATCCTCATCATGTTTGGGTGATCTTCAGCTGGCGTTTTAGTTCCTGTTTTCAGAGGCTACGTCATACAAATAAATAAGTCCCTCCTGAACTCTCCTATCAAGTTTCACCTGGTTAACTCTGGAACTGTGtgaaaaactaaattaacatAGGACAGACAAAAATActagatatttataaacacacacacacaaaactaaaGAGAAATTTGAGGAATGAGATAAAAATTTCTAGGCTTCCCGAAAAAGTAGTTTATGTAAAATTGGTTGAGCTTGTTTAACTGTTTTGTAAACATGCTAATTTACCAAATAGTATTATTTAAgtactttagaaatatttaatactgtttaactattaAATGCAGTATTTCTAGTAGCTTAATAGCATCAGATTTATATTTGTAAGTATTCATATTAGAAAGCACATATTTGTAATACAGAGAAATAACAGAAGACTATATTTGCGAAATACGTCAAATAGCGAACTGCTACCTGCCGAACCTAAACGTTAACTAGTTTTATCTAGGACTGTTACCAATTACCAAAGATAAAAACTTTCTTCAAACgtgattttaaattatgtattttttaaataaattttaaatttaccaaaatttgtttctcacaaaataacaattttctatttttaatctgGATTTCCTAGGTGGCCTGAGGCtaggaatttttttttcaattttctccCCTTCCCGTCTTGAGGGAACTAAATTTTGCACacttaataagtttaaatatgtttgaaactTACTCTGCTATCTGTAGCTCTAAATACCTTTTTAGTATTACAATAATAACGACAAATATTACTATAAATACGAAATTTCTCATCTTCCCTTTATAAAGGATAAATAAGGTATAGAAAATCATAGAATTCggtattactaattatttataaacaaatgacACAAATACACAGGTAAACTATTACACAATGGAAAACTATGGcatatttaaatttaagaaaacatCAACTAAAAGACTGATTGTTAGTAAGACTAAATGACAGGAATACTTTCAAGGAAAATACATGTCAGTAATGAATCAAGGTTTTACTGTATCCTGTATTAAGGGTACAGAATAAGAATGAAGAAACCCTAACTGATAGAAAACAATGTGAACATCACAAGATGACCACTGAAATAAAACCCAGTGTGAGATAAGTTATATCtaatttcttctttaatttgACATAAGACAAATGAGAAACATTCCTTATAAAAGTCTGCATAATGTATTTTACACACTCATTCgtattttttaacatattgttCTGTATTGGTAGTTCTTCGGAAATTATAATGTTACCTGTTATATTTTTCATCGCTTCTTTTGTTCCTTGAAAACGTCAATCAAAACCTGGCTGTAAGATCTTTATAAAACCTATTGACTCTTGcttcttaaaatgtttaacttaagttacgtcaaaataaaaacttaaagctGTCAAAAGCTTAGCGTACGTTATGCTCATAACATCTTTacctattaattttaatttgtcagCGAAAAGTTAGCCTAACCTCTATCATAATGAGAGACTGATAATAGTCCAtatcttttctttaatataatatacaatgtTACGCATTCACCACACCTAAAGAATTAAAGAGAGTGAATACTATATATGAGTGTAATAACGAGCAGCTTGTTTTTAACGGTCGCTTTAACATACTGATAGCTGATGGAATTGTAACAATCGATAAACGAGGAACATGTTAAAATTAAtgtactataataataaatacggaATTATTGATAAAGAATCTGAACACTTTCcaaaataagtgaaataataataaaacatttaaattattatcaaaaataatagaTTATAATAGGAATGTATTGATTTCAGGGACAGACGAAGAAAGAGGACTTATCAAATGGAGAGAGCAAGGCCTTGTACATAATATGAATGAAGGCGATCAGTTGACACTGTCGTCACCTTCAGCCTATGACCTCCCATTTGGCATGAATGTAATTAAAAGATACAACATTTTCAAGTACATTCCCATCAGTCCAACATACGACCAGAATATTTTTCTTCGTAAAGTGAGACCATTATTTAAGAgatttaaacttcaaaataataataatgataacattgATTCAGAAAAGTAAAGATACGGTcgtatttagtttatttacaacAGTTAACATATAAGTCAGTATAAACGTATAATTAGTTGGCTACCATAAGActtgattattttaatacattttatatcagAATGCTCACCGATGTCACTAGgaaatattcataaacatattatattatgttcataaacatattataatcatgtttattcTAAAGCAGATCTGAATATAATCAGTGTTCGAGGTCATTGTACAACCAGCAGCGTAATAGATTTTGTCCCCTAATGTCCAGTTTAGGTGTATAATCACTTTAAACAAATACTTGACAA encodes:
- the LOC143247930 gene encoding solute carrier family 23 member 2-like — protein: MHKEKYKFISLRNDAANQLITVLLNTSVFIGGLIAFVLDNSIPGTDEERGLIKWREQGLVHNMNEGDQLTLSSPSAYDLPFGMNVIKRYNIFKYIPISPTYDQNIFLRKVRPLFKRFKLQNNNNDNIDSEK